The following proteins come from a genomic window of Thiothrix unzii:
- a CDS encoding HypC/HybG/HupF family hydrogenase formation chaperone: protein MCLGIPGRIVGLLDAECYLAIVEIGGVQRSVSIACIVDDEHPAESCVGDWVLVHVGFAMSRLDEDEAARTLALLAELSDMQQDELPGQSA from the coding sequence ATGTGCCTTGGTATCCCCGGTCGTATTGTTGGTTTGCTGGACGCGGAATGTTACCTCGCCATCGTGGAGATTGGCGGGGTGCAGCGTTCGGTGAGCATTGCCTGCATTGTGGATGACGAACATCCGGCGGAAAGTTGCGTCGGCGACTGGGTGTTGGTGCATGTCGGTTTCGCCATGAGCCGCTTGGACGAGGACGAAGCCGCACGCACCTTGGCATTGTTAGCAGAATTGAGCGACATGCAACAGGACGAGTTACCAGGTCAAAGCGCATGA
- the hypD gene encoding hydrogenase formation protein HypD: MKYVDEFRDPSKAKTLVAEINRLAAIARGEREMPLQIMEFCGGHTHTLFKYGIESMLPADIEMVHGPGCPVCVLPMARVDDCVAIAEQPGVIFTTFGDAMRVPGTRKSLLQAKADGCDVRMVYSPLDALTLARQHPDREVVFFALGFETTMPSTALTLLQAHREGLKNFSLFCNHITTPATMRAILTDPDLRLDGFLAPGHVSMVIGAHPYDFVTRDYHKPLVITGFEPLDILQALWMLVKQFAEGRCEVENQYARIVPEAGNVAGLKAIAEVYETREHSEFRGLGNIGDAGIQIREAYAAYDAEKKFKLQATASTHDPEHLKCADVLRGVIKPWDCPAFGKACNPQNPLGALMVSPEGSCAAYYAYGKLAKCKETA, translated from the coding sequence ATGAAATACGTCGATGAATTCCGTGACCCCAGCAAAGCCAAAACCTTGGTAGCGGAAATCAACCGCCTCGCAGCCATTGCCCGTGGCGAACGCGAGATGCCGTTGCAAATCATGGAATTCTGCGGCGGACACACCCACACCCTGTTCAAGTACGGCATTGAGTCGATGTTGCCCGCTGACATTGAAATGGTGCACGGCCCCGGCTGCCCGGTGTGCGTATTGCCAATGGCGCGGGTGGATGATTGCGTGGCGATTGCGGAACAACCCGGCGTAATTTTCACCACCTTTGGCGATGCGATGCGTGTTCCCGGGACGCGCAAAAGCCTGTTGCAAGCCAAAGCGGATGGCTGCGATGTGCGTATGGTGTATTCGCCATTGGACGCGCTCACCCTTGCCCGCCAACACCCAGACCGTGAAGTGGTGTTTTTCGCGCTTGGCTTTGAAACTACCATGCCCAGCACCGCACTGACTTTGTTGCAGGCACACCGCGAAGGGCTGAAAAACTTTTCGCTGTTCTGCAACCACATCACCACGCCTGCGACAATGCGGGCAATCCTCACCGACCCCGATTTGCGGCTGGATGGGTTCCTTGCACCCGGACACGTCAGCATGGTGATCGGCGCGCACCCCTATGACTTCGTGACCCGCGATTACCACAAGCCGCTGGTGATTACCGGCTTTGAGCCGCTGGATATTTTGCAAGCCTTGTGGATGCTGGTGAAACAGTTTGCCGAAGGGCGTTGCGAAGTCGAAAACCAATATGCGCGGATTGTGCCGGAGGCGGGCAATGTCGCGGGGTTGAAAGCAATTGCCGAGGTTTACGAAACGCGGGAACACAGCGAATTTCGCGGCTTGGGCAATATTGGTGATGCGGGAATCCAGATTCGGGAAGCGTATGCAGCTTACGATGCGGAGAAGAAGTTTAAGCTGCAAGCGACGGCGAGTACGCACGACCCCGAACACCTCAAATGCGCGGATGTATTGCGCGGGGTGATAAAACCGTGGGATTGCCCCGCGTTTGGAAAAGCCTGTAACCCGCAAAATCCGCTAGGGGCATTGATGGTGTCACCGGAGGGTTCGTGTGCGGCGTATTACGCTTACGGCAAGCTGGCGAAATGCAAGGAAACCGCATGA
- the hypE gene encoding hydrogenase expression/formation protein HypE produces the protein MNLTGTITLAHGSGGRAMHQLVDDLIRSTFSNPLLEEGEDQARIPLAELVAQGDRLAFTTDSYVVTPLEFPGGNIGTLAINGTVNDLAVGGAIPLYLSCGFIIEEGLPLETFARILQAMRLAADEAGVQIVTGDTKVVQRGGADKLFINTAGVGVIPAGFNPSAGGAQVGDAVIVNGWLGDHGAAILNARGDLALEADIETDCAPLNALVEAMFAACADIHCLRDATRGGLATVLNEFAERSGVDIVLKETALPIRTPVRGMCEILGLDPLYLANEGKLVAVVPAAAAQAVLVAMQRIPEGRDSRIIGEVLEGDGHVILQTAFGGERIVDMLPGEQLPRIC, from the coding sequence ATGAATCTTACCGGCACAATCACCCTCGCCCACGGCAGCGGCGGACGCGCCATGCACCAACTGGTCGATGACCTAATCCGCAGCACCTTCAGCAATCCACTGCTGGAAGAAGGCGAAGATCAAGCCCGCATCCCACTAGCAGAATTGGTTGCGCAAGGCGACCGGCTGGCATTCACCACTGATTCTTACGTCGTTACCCCACTGGAATTCCCCGGTGGCAATATCGGCACACTCGCCATCAATGGCACGGTTAACGATCTGGCAGTCGGGGGCGCAATCCCGCTGTACCTGAGTTGCGGTTTCATCATCGAAGAAGGTTTGCCGCTGGAAACCTTCGCACGTATTTTGCAAGCGATGCGCTTGGCGGCAGATGAAGCAGGTGTGCAAATCGTCACAGGTGATACCAAAGTCGTACAACGCGGCGGCGCGGATAAGCTGTTTATCAATACCGCTGGCGTGGGCGTGATTCCCGCAGGTTTCAACCCGTCCGCTGGCGGTGCGCAAGTGGGCGATGCGGTGATCGTCAACGGCTGGTTGGGCGATCATGGCGCGGCAATCCTGAATGCGCGGGGCGATTTGGCGTTGGAGGCGGATATTGAAACCGATTGCGCTCCATTGAATGCGTTGGTGGAAGCGATGTTTGCCGCTTGCGCTGACATCCATTGCTTGCGCGATGCAACCCGTGGCGGTTTGGCGACGGTGCTGAATGAATTTGCGGAACGTTCCGGTGTCGATATTGTGCTGAAAGAAACAGCATTGCCGATTCGTACTCCGGTGCGCGGCATGTGCGAAATCCTCGGCCTTGATCCGTTGTACCTGGCGAATGAGGGCAAGCTGGTAGCGGTAGTTCCCGCAGCAGCGGCGCAAGCGGTGTTGGTAGCGATGCAACGCATCCCCGAAGGCCGTGATAGCCGCATTATCGGCGAAGTGCTGGAAGGCGACGGGCATGTGATCTTGCAAACCGCTTTCGGTGGGGAACGGATTGTTGATATGCTGCCCGGAGAGCAGTTACCGCGCATTTGCTGA
- a CDS encoding type I restriction-modification system subunit M, which translates to MALTPTSKPSGKGFEESLWDTANKLRGTVESSEYKHVILSLIFLKFASDKFTEREQELIDEGKEAYLDMVEFYTMKNVFYLPEAARWLYIQTYAKQPDIALKIDTALATLEKHNKALKGALPDNYFSRLGLDSSKLAALIDTISNIDTTHDKENDVVGRVYEYFLGKFAASEGKGGGEFYTPKCVVNLIAEMIEPYKGKIYDPCCGSGGMFVQSVKFVQSHHGNQKDISIYGQENTSTTYKLAKMNLAIRGIAGNLGDVPADTFFKDQHPELKADFIMANPPFNLKDWRGADELTSDPRWAGYEVPPTGNANYAWILHMIAKLSANGIAGFVMANGSMSTNTNSEGEIRKKIIENDLVDCMIALPGQLFYTTQIPVCLWFLSRNKNPHPSPLPEGEGVQQFRDRRGETLFIDARNRGSMVDRTHKELTSDDIAAIACTYHAWRGVGADLRVCPSANSGNSGITEKRADTQVRPYMDMPGFCKSATLADIRANDYVLTPGRYVGAAEIEDDGIAFETKMEELTRTLYLQMQQAETLDAVIRKNLAVLGYGE; encoded by the coding sequence ATGGCACTAACCCCGACCAGCAAACCATCCGGCAAAGGTTTTGAAGAATCCCTGTGGGACACCGCCAATAAATTACGCGGCACGGTGGAATCTTCCGAATACAAGCACGTTATTCTCAGCCTGATTTTCCTGAAATTCGCCAGCGACAAATTCACCGAGCGTGAACAGGAGTTGATCGACGAAGGCAAGGAAGCCTATCTTGACATGGTGGAGTTTTACACCATGAAAAACGTGTTTTACCTGCCCGAAGCTGCCCGCTGGCTTTACATCCAAACCTACGCCAAACAGCCCGATATTGCCCTCAAGATCGACACTGCGTTGGCGACGCTGGAAAAGCACAATAAGGCGTTGAAAGGCGCATTGCCGGACAATTACTTTTCGCGCCTTGGCCTCGACTCCAGCAAACTGGCTGCGTTGATCGACACCATCAGCAATATCGACACCACCCACGACAAGGAAAACGATGTGGTCGGGCGGGTGTATGAATATTTCCTCGGCAAGTTTGCCGCATCAGAAGGCAAAGGCGGCGGCGAATTCTATACGCCCAAGTGCGTGGTCAACCTGATTGCGGAAATGATTGAGCCGTACAAGGGCAAAATTTACGACCCGTGCTGCGGTTCGGGCGGGATGTTCGTGCAGTCGGTCAAATTTGTGCAAAGCCATCACGGCAATCAAAAAGACATTTCGATTTACGGGCAGGAAAACACCAGCACCACCTATAAGTTGGCGAAAATGAACCTCGCCATCCGGGGCATTGCCGGGAACTTGGGCGATGTGCCAGCCGATACCTTTTTCAAGGATCAGCATCCCGAACTCAAAGCCGATTTCATTATGGCTAACCCGCCTTTCAACCTGAAAGACTGGCGCGGTGCGGATGAACTGACCAGCGACCCACGCTGGGCAGGCTACGAAGTGCCACCCACGGGCAACGCCAACTATGCGTGGATTCTGCACATGATTGCTAAGCTCTCCGCCAACGGGATAGCGGGCTTTGTGATGGCAAATGGCTCGATGTCGACAAATACCAACTCGGAAGGCGAAATCCGCAAGAAGATTATCGAAAACGATTTGGTCGATTGCATGATCGCATTGCCGGGGCAGTTGTTTTACACCACGCAGATTCCGGTGTGTTTGTGGTTTCTCAGCAGAAACAAGAACCCTCACCCCAGCCCTCTCCCTGAGGGAGAGGGAGTACAGCAGTTCCGTGACCGTCGGGGTGAAACGCTGTTCATTGATGCCCGCAACAGGGGTTCGATGGTCGACCGCACCCACAAAGAATTGACCAGCGACGACATCGCCGCGATTGCCTGCACCTATCACGCTTGGCGCGGTGTAGGGGCAGACCTGCGTGTCTGCCCTTCCGCCAATTCAGGTAACTCCGGCATCACCGAAAAGAGGGCGGACACGCAGGTCCGCCCCTACATGGATATGCCAGGGTTCTGCAAATCGGCAACATTGGCAGATATTCGCGCCAATGACTACGTGCTGACACCGGGGCGTTATGTGGGCGCGGCGGAAATCGAAGACGACGGCATCGCGTTTGAAACCAAGATGGAAGAACTGACGCGCACGCTTTACCTGCAAATGCAGCAGGCGGAAACGTTGGATGCGGTGATTCGCAAGAATTTGGCGGTGCTGGGGTATGGGGAATGA
- a CDS encoding BrnT family toxin, with product MNVTCDPKKDALNIRSHHISLNEAKRMEWDTFIAREDTRFAYGEMRMIGFGYIGMTLYCLVYVEHDEENWRAISLREATKKEINDYAKA from the coding sequence ATGAACGTAACCTGTGATCCGAAAAAAGATGCACTCAATATCCGTAGCCACCACATTTCGTTGAATGAGGCTAAACGGATGGAGTGGGACACATTTATTGCGCGTGAAGATACTCGCTTTGCTTACGGTGAAATGCGGATGATCGGTTTCGGTTACATTGGGATGACGTTGTACTGCCTAGTGTATGTAGAACACGATGAGGAAAACTGGCGGGCTATCAGTTTGCGAGAAGCAACCAAGAAGGAGATTAACGATTATGCCAAAGCTTAA
- a CDS encoding BrnA antitoxin family protein codes for MPKLKVGTIFPTDAEDAQIRAGIAADPDTYEVTSAEEWAQMKPVSMRGRPKADVTKDRITVRLSAEVTEYFKASGKGWQTRMDQVLREYVAQHKAA; via the coding sequence ATGCCAAAGCTTAAAGTAGGGACTATTTTCCCAACAGACGCAGAAGATGCACAAATTCGGGCTGGGATTGCCGCTGACCCTGATACCTATGAGGTGACAAGTGCTGAGGAATGGGCGCAGATGAAACCAGTGTCAATGCGGGGTCGCCCGAAAGCTGATGTCACGAAGGATCGAATCACAGTGCGCTTGTCTGCTGAGGTGACAGAGTATTTCAAGGCATCGGGCAAAGGTTGGCAAACTCGTATGGATCAAGTGTTACGTGAATATGTAGCGCAACATAAAGCAGCTTGA
- a CDS encoding restriction endonuclease subunit S, protein MASEWQKYRLDDIAEVIDSLHKSPSYSDHGYSMVRVTDIRPGFLNLNNTFKVTFSIFDEFTKKYKPKKGDIVFSRVGSYGISSYVSTDEPFCLGQNTVVINPKIDERFLYLTLQSASVRHQIESVAVGTTQKTISLKSIKNLEILCPEVQEQKAIAHILGSLDDKIELNRQMNATLEAMAQALFKSWFVDFDPVIDNALAAGNPIPDELEAKAAARQALGDARKPLPEDIRSLFPNAFVFTEEMGWIPEGWEILSVSEAITVNPSVQLKKGEVAPFIDMKALPTSGYAIDDVSRKAYAGGAKFKNKDVLLARITPCLENGKTGVVDFLKKGESGFGSTEFIILRGRNGLNMPFVACLARDDKFRTHCIQSMVGSSGRQRVQNACFDSFYLCLPKSEKIKQQFHDSTNGFFEKITTLKNETNSLTQLRDTLLPKLLSGELRIPEADELVEESVA, encoded by the coding sequence ATGGCGAGTGAATGGCAAAAATATCGTCTTGATGATATTGCTGAAGTTATAGATTCATTGCATAAATCCCCATCTTATTCTGATCATGGTTATTCAATGGTTAGAGTAACAGATATAAGGCCAGGATTCCTAAATCTTAATAACACATTTAAAGTAACATTTAGCATCTTTGACGAATTTACTAAGAAATACAAACCTAAAAAAGGGGATATTGTTTTTAGTCGAGTTGGTTCATATGGTATTAGCAGTTATGTTTCTACTGATGAACCATTTTGCTTAGGTCAAAATACTGTTGTTATAAATCCAAAAATAGATGAACGATTTTTATATTTAACACTTCAGTCTGCATCAGTAAGACACCAAATTGAGAGTGTAGCTGTCGGTACAACTCAGAAAACAATTAGTTTAAAAAGCATCAAAAATCTGGAAATTCTTTGTCCAGAAGTGCAGGAACAAAAAGCCATTGCCCACATCCTCGGCTCTCTCGACGACAAAATCGAACTCAACCGCCAGATGAATGCCACGCTGGAAGCAATGGCGCAAGCCCTGTTCAAAAGCTGGTTCGTGGACTTCGATCCAGTGATTGATAACGCGCTGGCGGCGGGGAATCCCATTCCCGACGAACTCGAAGCCAAAGCCGCCGCCCGTCAAGCCTTGGGTGATGCGCGTAAGCCACTGCCGGAGGACATCCGCTCGCTGTTCCCGAATGCGTTTGTGTTCACTGAGGAAATGGGGTGGATACCGGAGGGGTGGGAGATTCTTTCTGTGAGTGAAGCGATTACAGTAAATCCTAGTGTTCAGCTTAAGAAAGGTGAAGTTGCTCCATTTATTGATATGAAAGCATTGCCGACTTCAGGCTATGCAATTGATGATGTAAGCCGAAAAGCCTATGCAGGTGGTGCAAAATTTAAGAATAAAGATGTATTGCTTGCTCGTATTACGCCTTGTTTAGAAAATGGAAAAACGGGAGTAGTCGATTTTTTGAAGAAGGGCGAATCAGGTTTTGGCTCAACAGAGTTTATTATTCTTCGAGGACGAAATGGATTAAATATGCCCTTTGTTGCATGTTTAGCTCGTGACGATAAATTTCGCACTCACTGTATTCAAAGCATGGTTGGTTCTTCGGGCAGACAGCGTGTTCAAAATGCTTGCTTTGACAGTTTTTATTTGTGTTTACCCAAATCCGAGAAAATCAAACAACAGTTTCACGATTCAACCAATGGCTTCTTTGAAAAAATTACAACACTAAAAAATGAAACCAATAGTTTGACACAGCTTCGGGATACGCTGTTGCCGAAGTTGTTGTCGGGTGAGTTGCGGATTCCAGAGGCGGATGAATTGGTGGAGGAATCCGTGGCATGA
- a CDS encoding metallophosphatase domain-containing protein: MNLTFISDTHSLHDRLPAIDAGDVLIHCGDFTGRGTLDDTLNFAEFMAAQPFTHKIVIAGNHDWCFEDKRRKIAEYILKEYGLIYLNDSGIEIDGVKFWGSPIQPEFCDWAFNRERGADIRQHWDKIPADTDVLITHGPASGILDLCTHGERVGCEDLLHAIQRIKPRIHASGHIHEGYGKKKVGKTLFINACLLDERYQVRNPPIVVKL, translated from the coding sequence ATGAACCTAACCTTCATCTCCGACACCCATTCCCTGCACGACCGCTTACCCGCTATCGACGCAGGCGACGTGCTGATTCACTGCGGCGATTTCACCGGGCGCGGCACATTGGACGACACGCTGAATTTCGCCGAATTCATGGCAGCGCAGCCATTCACCCACAAGATCGTGATTGCCGGAAACCACGACTGGTGCTTTGAAGACAAACGCCGCAAAATCGCCGAATACATCCTCAAAGAATACGGCCTCATTTACCTAAACGATTCCGGCATCGAAATTGACGGCGTGAAATTCTGGGGTTCGCCCATCCAGCCCGAATTCTGTGACTGGGCATTCAACCGCGAACGCGGCGCAGACATCCGCCAACACTGGGACAAAATCCCCGCCGACACTGACGTACTGATTACCCACGGCCCCGCGTCCGGCATACTAGACTTATGCACGCATGGTGAACGGGTTGGCTGCGAAGATTTGCTACACGCCATCCAGCGCATCAAACCGCGCATCCACGCCAGCGGCCACATCCACGAGGGCTACGGCAAAAAGAAAGTCGGCAAGACCCTATTCATCAACGCTTGCCTGCTGGACGAACGTTATCAGGTGCGTAATCCGCCGATTGTGGTGAAGTTATGA